From the genome of Acidobacteriota bacterium, one region includes:
- the uvrA gene encoding excinuclease ABC subunit UvrA: MAIDKITIRGARQHNLKDVSLEIPRNRLTVVTGLSGSGKSSLAFDTIYAEGQRRYVESLSAYARQFLDQLEKPDVDSIEGLSPAISIEQKTTMRSPRSTVGTVTEVYDYLRLLFSSIGLPHCPKCGRPISRQSIDQIVQQMATLPEGERVMILAPIVRGRKGEFKKEIEKLARSGFNRARIDGEIRQLDEEIKLDKRRNHTIEVVVDRLLIKHGVQKRLDESVHLAAKLTDGLVMVSIVDGEERLYSEKMACPECGISVPTLEPRSFSFNSIYGACRDCHGLGSRAEIDPAKIVADPQLPISDQDPFPPDTNISNYLRDVLKSMAKQAGISPDKAFADLPQKVQDSFFYGSKERLSLRYGAYEYKTDWKGAVPYLMARAEDMKSESGIAAFEALISPTVCPACQGRRLQPASLAVRVGGRAIADYTAIPISQAVKVFNAIKLNAREEKIAGLILREIRQRMSFLDTVGLGYITLDRPSSTLSGGEGQRIRLATQIGSQLRGVLYVLDEPSIGLHPRDNRKLLDTLEHLRDLGNTVLVVEHDEETIRRADHVVDLGPGAGAHGGFVVAQGTPEDIARNSASLTGRYIAGDLSIAVPSERRSTNGKAIEVLGARANNLKNIDVRFPLGLFIVVTGVSGSGKSTLVDDILYRSLARKLYRSLNDPGAHREVTGLEHIDKIIEIDQSPIGRTPRSNPATYTGVFTPIRELYAMLPESRERGYKPGRFSFNVKGGRCETCQGDGMKRIEMNFLPDVYVMCDVCRGARYNRETLSVKYKGYSIAGLLDTTVDEGLPVLENIPQVKVKLQTLIDVGLGYIKLGQSATTLSGGEAQRIKLAKELSKRATGRTLYILDEPTTGLHFEDVRKLLDVLHQLVSLGNTVLVVEHNLDVIKSADWVIDLGPEGGEDGGKVVAEGTPEDVARSKKSYTGQALRPLLNGHRSR; encoded by the coding sequence ATGGCGATAGATAAGATAACAATTCGCGGCGCTCGCCAGCACAACCTAAAAGACGTAAGTCTCGAGATTCCGCGCAATCGCCTGACCGTCGTGACCGGTCTCTCAGGCTCGGGCAAGTCGAGCCTGGCCTTCGACACCATCTACGCCGAAGGCCAGCGCCGCTACGTCGAATCGCTGTCCGCCTATGCACGCCAGTTTCTGGACCAGCTTGAAAAGCCCGACGTCGATTCGATCGAAGGGCTCTCACCGGCGATATCGATCGAGCAGAAGACCACGATGCGCAGCCCGCGCTCGACCGTGGGCACTGTGACCGAAGTCTACGACTACCTGCGGCTGTTGTTCTCCTCGATCGGTCTGCCGCATTGTCCAAAGTGCGGCCGCCCAATCTCACGCCAATCGATCGATCAGATCGTTCAACAAATGGCGACGCTGCCCGAAGGCGAGCGCGTAATGATCCTCGCGCCAATCGTTCGCGGGCGGAAAGGCGAATTCAAAAAGGAAATCGAGAAACTCGCGCGCTCCGGATTCAACCGGGCTCGCATAGACGGCGAGATTCGCCAACTCGACGAAGAGATCAAACTGGACAAACGCCGCAACCACACGATCGAAGTGGTCGTCGACCGGCTGCTGATCAAACACGGCGTGCAGAAGCGGCTCGATGAATCGGTGCATCTTGCGGCGAAGCTCACCGACGGACTGGTAATGGTCTCGATCGTCGACGGCGAAGAGCGCCTGTACTCGGAGAAGATGGCCTGCCCCGAGTGCGGCATCTCGGTTCCGACCCTCGAGCCGCGTTCCTTCTCATTCAACAGCATCTACGGCGCATGCCGCGATTGTCACGGTCTGGGGAGCCGCGCGGAAATCGATCCGGCGAAGATCGTCGCTGATCCGCAGCTTCCGATCAGCGATCAGGATCCGTTTCCTCCCGACACGAACATCAGCAACTACCTGCGCGATGTGCTGAAATCGATGGCCAAGCAAGCGGGCATCTCGCCCGACAAAGCGTTCGCCGACTTGCCGCAGAAGGTGCAGGACTCATTTTTCTACGGCTCGAAAGAAAGACTGTCGCTGCGTTACGGTGCTTATGAGTACAAGACTGATTGGAAAGGCGCCGTTCCGTATCTGATGGCGCGCGCCGAAGATATGAAGAGCGAGAGCGGCATCGCGGCGTTCGAAGCGCTAATATCGCCGACCGTTTGTCCCGCTTGCCAGGGCCGCAGGCTTCAACCTGCGTCGCTTGCGGTCCGAGTTGGCGGCCGAGCCATCGCCGACTACACTGCGATTCCCATCTCGCAAGCAGTCAAAGTCTTTAATGCAATCAAGCTGAACGCCAGAGAGGAGAAAATCGCGGGACTGATCTTGCGAGAGATTCGCCAGCGAATGAGTTTTCTGGACACAGTCGGGCTCGGCTACATCACGCTCGATAGACCTTCGTCCACGCTCTCAGGCGGTGAAGGCCAGCGCATCAGGCTTGCAACGCAAATCGGCTCTCAACTGCGAGGCGTTCTGTACGTGCTGGACGAGCCTTCGATTGGGCTTCACCCTCGCGACAATCGCAAGCTGCTCGACACGCTCGAGCATCTTCGCGACTTGGGAAACACCGTGCTGGTCGTCGAGCACGACGAAGAGACGATTCGCCGCGCCGATCACGTGGTCGATCTGGGTCCTGGCGCCGGCGCCCACGGCGGCTTCGTGGTCGCGCAAGGTACTCCCGAGGACATCGCCCGCAATTCTGCGTCTCTCACTGGGCGGTACATCGCCGGCGACTTGTCGATTGCAGTTCCGTCCGAGCGACGGAGTACGAACGGCAAGGCGATCGAGGTGCTCGGCGCGCGCGCGAATAACCTCAAGAACATAGACGTCAGGTTTCCTCTTGGATTGTTCATCGTAGTGACTGGTGTTTCGGGTTCGGGCAAATCGACGCTGGTCGACGACATTCTTTATCGAAGCCTGGCCCGCAAACTCTATCGCAGCTTGAACGATCCAGGGGCGCACCGTGAAGTGACCGGGCTCGAGCACATAGACAAGATCATCGAGATCGACCAGTCACCCATCGGCCGCACACCTCGCTCGAACCCGGCGACCTACACGGGCGTGTTCACTCCCATCCGCGAGCTGTACGCGATGCTGCCCGAGTCGCGGGAGCGTGGCTACAAGCCGGGCCGCTTCTCGTTCAACGTAAAGGGGGGCAGATGCGAAACCTGCCAGGGCGACGGAATGAAGCGCATCGAGATGAACTTTCTGCCCGACGTGTACGTGATGTGTGACGTGTGCCGCGGCGCGCGCTACAATCGCGAGACGCTTTCGGTGAAGTACAAGGGCTACTCGATAGCGGGCCTGTTGGACACGACGGTCGACGAAGGGTTGCCGGTGCTCGAGAATATTCCGCAGGTCAAAGTGAAGCTTCAGACGCTGATCGACGTCGGGCTGGGCTACATCAAGCTCGGCCAGTCGGCGACGACGCTTTCAGGCGGCGAGGCACAGCGCATCAAGCTGGCCAAGGAGCTGTCGAAGCGAGCCACCGGACGCACGTTGTACATTCTTGACGAGCCGACAACCGGATTGCACTTCGAGGACGTTCGTAAGCTGCTCGACGTGCTTCATCAATTGGTCTCGCTCGGCAACACAGTCCTTGTGGTAGAGCACAACCTCGACGTGATCAAGAGCGCGGATTGGGTCATCGACCTGGGACCCGAAGGCGGCGAGGACGGCGGCAAGGTGGTCGCCGAAGGCACGCCCGAAGACGTCGCCCGCTCGAAGAAGTCTTACACTGGCCAGGCGCTTCGCCCGCTGCTCAATGGGCATCGATCGAGATGA